GGGGTTCCTGCATATCGAGAGCCAGCTCGACCGGGGGACGACGATGCGGGTCTTTTTACCGCTCGGCGCCCGGGCAGGGTGCGACGCGGTTCTTGAGGCCAGCCCGGACTCAGTGGGCTGAGCGCTCCAGCGCCCGCAGAATCAAATCCGTAGCGCCCGCTTCTCCCCACACGCTCGAATCAATCAGCAGGTGATAGCGGCTCGGGTCACGCCAGTCGTCGTGGTAGAAGGTGTGGACGTAGTCGGCGCGTAGGCGGTCCATGCCGGCGATCCGTTGGGCGGCTTCAGCGTGGGACAGGCTCTCGACTTCCATCACCCGTGCTATGCGCGCCTGGAGCGGAGCGGTCAGAAAGACGTGCAGGGCGGCGGGTTGCTCGGCCAGCACATAATTGCCGCCCCGACCGACAATAATCGCCTGACCGCCCCCGGCCACCTCTTCGATCAGCGAGCGGGTCATGCGGACGAGCTGGGCGTCGTTGAGCCACAGCGGCGGCGGAATGTCGTAGGCCGATTCAAAGCCGCCCATGCCGAACAGGCCGACCATGCGCTCAATAAAGGAATCGACCCGTTCGTCCTTGGCGTCGACATACTCTTCCGACACCTTGTACTGGGTAGCGATTTTACGAACGATTTCTTTTTCCCATACGGTCCAGCCCAGACGGCCACCGAGGTTGCGGGCGATACGGCTTCCGCCACTGCCGTACATGTGAGAAATGGTCAGGACTGACTTTGCCATCGCGGCCTCCTTCGAAGCACAGCAATTGATGATCTCTCTGGCACGCTTGGCATCGTCTTAGCACGATACGAAGCCAGTGGCGATGATATAGGTCTCTGCCGAGCCCTTGCGCGTTGCCTGGGGTTTGGTGGTCTTGACCGTCGCAAAGTCGGCGCGCAGGGCTGCCAGCAGGGCTGGATAGCCGCTATCCATGAACGCCTTGAGGAGCAGGCTTCCGCCCGGCCTGAGCAGCTGGGCGGCGCAGGCCGCAGCCGCCCGGCTGAGTTCCTGCGCCCGCGCCTCGTCGCGCTCACGCACGCCGCTCAACTTGGGGGCCATATCGGACAGCAGGATATCGGCCGGTCCGTCGAGCAGGCTGAGCAGCCGGCGCTGCTGGTCCGGGTCGGTGGCGTCGCCCTGAACCACAGTCACATTGCCCGTCTTCAGGGGGTCGATAGGGATCAGATCGATGCCGATGACCCTGCCCCGAGGACCGACCCGCTCGGCCGCTACCTGCAGCCAGCCGCCGGGCCAGGTGCCCAGGTCGATCACCCGCTGGCCGGGCCGCAGCAGCCCGAAGCTGCGGCTGAGTTCGAGCAGCTTATAGGCGGCCCGCGAACGATAGCCGGCCTGTTTGGCCTGCTTGTAAAAGGCGTCCTTGCGCTTGTACACGGGCTTACTTTGGCGCCATCCGAATCGCTCCGTCGAGACGGATGGTCTCGCCGTTCAGCATCACGTTTTCCATAATATGGCAGGCCAGGGCGGCGTATTCGGTCGGGGTGCCCAGGCGCTGGGGAAACGGAATGCTGGCGGCCAGGGCCTGCCGGGCCGGTTCGGGCAAACCCATCAGCATCGGGGTTTCAAAGATGCCCGGGGCAATCGTGCAGCAGCGGATGCCGTCGCGGGACAGGTCGCGGGCAATCGGCAGGGTCATGCCCACCACCCCGCCCTTTGAGGCCGAGTAGGCCGCCTGTCCGATCTGTCCGTCAAAGGCGGCCACCGAGGCGGTGTTGATGATCACTCCCCGTTCGCCGTCCGCGCTGGGTTCGTTTTTGACCATCTGGGCGGCGGCCAGGCGAATGGCGTTAAAGGTCCCGATCAGGTTGACCTCGATCGTGCGTTTGAACGGACCGAGGTCGAGCGGCGCGCCCTTGCCCAGGGTCCGGCCGGCGGTCGCAATCCCGGCGCAGTTGACCAGCGCATTGATGGCGCCAAAGGTGGCGACCGCCTTGTCGATGGCCGCTGCGGTGTGGTCTTCGTCGGTCACGTCGGCCTCAACAAAGACCGCCTTGTCGCCCAGCTCGTGGGCGATGTCCGCCCCGCGCGAACGGCCCAGATCGAGGATGGCGACCCTGGCGCCTCTGGCAATCAGGGCGCGGCTGGTGCCCTCTCCCAGACCCGAACCACCGCCGGTCACAACGGCAACGGTTTTTTGAATATCCATACATCTCTCCTCTCGTTTCCAGTTTTGACCGCTGACTCGGCCCGGATTGGGCAGGACTCCTGCTAGAGCCCACGCGGTCGGATATAGCGCTGATAGACTTTGGGCAGCTCGGTCGGCAGCGAGGCCACGTCCTCGAGCACCAGATAGCGCGACGGTTCGCACATCTCGCGCAAATAGTCGTGGCCGGCCTTATCGACCGTCAGGCAGAAGGTCAGCACGCCAGCCTCTTCGGCTTCGCGCAGGGCGACCATGGTATCCCGAATGCCGTACGTTGTGGAGCGCCGGTCCGGCCCATAATCCATGTCTTGGGGAAAGCCGTCGCTCAGCAGGATCAACAGCTTGACCCGACACGTCAGGTCTTTGAGTTTTTCCAAGGCGTGGCGCACGGCCGGTCCCATGCGGGTCGAGCGCTTGGGCTCAATGGCGCCGATGCGCCCCTTGACGGTCGGGGATAGCGCCTCAACGAACGACTTGACATGGTAGAACTCGATGTTGTCCTTACCCTGGCCCGAGAAACCGTAGATGGCGTAGGAATCGCCAATCTCTTCGAGCGCCTCGGCCATGAGCACCAGGGTTTCTTTGGTGACGTCGATAATACGGCGCGGTTTGGGCTGGGACAGGCGTTTCGCAGCCGAGCGTGCATTCCGGTCGGCTTTGTTCCACAGCGGCTGCCAGTCTTCGGGCTCGTCGTCGCTGTAGTCCCGTTCCACCGCAACCAGCGGTTCATCCGTCGAAGCGCTCATGTCGAGCAGAAACAGGGCGGCCACATCGCGCTCGGTCTGACGCCGTTCGGTGTACAGCTTGGCCGAGGGCGCGAGCCGGGCGCGC
The nucleotide sequence above comes from Desulfurellaceae bacterium. Encoded proteins:
- a CDS encoding cytidylate kinase-like family protein; translation: MAKSVLTISHMYGSGGSRIARNLGGRLGWTVWEKEIVRKIATQYKVSEEYVDAKDERVDSFIERMVGLFGMGGFESAYDIPPPLWLNDAQLVRMTRSLIEEVAGGGQAIIVGRGGNYVLAEQPAALHVFLTAPLQARIARVMEVESLSHAEAAQRIAGMDRLRADYVHTFYHDDWRDPSRYHLLIDSSVWGEAGATDLILRALERSAH
- a CDS encoding RlmE family RNA methyltransferase; amino-acid sequence: MYKRKDAFYKQAKQAGYRSRAAYKLLELSRSFGLLRPGQRVIDLGTWPGGWLQVAAERVGPRGRVIGIDLIPIDPLKTGNVTVVQGDATDPDQQRRLLSLLDGPADILLSDMAPKLSGVRERDEARAQELSRAAAACAAQLLRPGGSLLLKAFMDSGYPALLAALRADFATVKTTKPQATRKGSAETYIIATGFVSC
- a CDS encoding 3-hydroxyacyl-CoA dehydrogenase, whose protein sequence is MDIQKTVAVVTGGGSGLGEGTSRALIARGARVAILDLGRSRGADIAHELGDKAVFVEADVTDEDHTAAAIDKAVATFGAINALVNCAGIATAGRTLGKGAPLDLGPFKRTIEVNLIGTFNAIRLAAAQMVKNEPSADGERGVIINTASVAAFDGQIGQAAYSASKGGVVGMTLPIARDLSRDGIRCCTIAPGIFETPMLMGLPEPARQALAASIPFPQRLGTPTEYAALACHIMENVMLNGETIRLDGAIRMAPK